The Chryseolinea soli genome contains a region encoding:
- a CDS encoding YbaB/EbfC family nucleoid-associated protein, whose protein sequence is MFDMMKMMGKVKEFQARMKEVQDNLEKLQAQGESGAGMVKATVTGKKTLIAVDIDPALLKSEDKVILQDLVVAAVNKAMDAADAMAKEEVRKNTDGLLPNIPGMDLGSLMG, encoded by the coding sequence ATGTTTGATATGATGAAAATGATGGGCAAGGTCAAAGAATTCCAAGCCCGTATGAAAGAAGTGCAGGACAACCTGGAGAAGCTTCAGGCGCAAGGCGAGTCGGGTGCCGGCATGGTGAAGGCTACGGTTACCGGAAAAAAAACATTGATCGCTGTCGATATCGATCCGGCCCTGCTCAAGAGTGAAGACAAAGTCATCCTGCAAGACCTCGTGGTGGCCGCCGTCAACAAAGCCATGGATGCCGCAGATGCCATGGCCAAAGAAGAGGTGCGCAAGAACACGGATGGACTGCTGCCCAACATTCCCGGTATGGACCTCGGTAGTTTGATGGGATGA
- a CDS encoding T9SS type B sorting domain-containing protein yields the protein MNRRSFILLFFFLMGVLVARAQYTSDDGDFKVDQIKGCAPLTVNVVSTVPPCNGTTPCDMDYEGNNNFQSLAFSHVYTQPGTYTLKILFQTLGFDQITITVVPNTQPAFDLYTCGGNEVQVKISDTNYNQYVISYSDGTVMPPVPSGSLAKDTHPFGSSGNKSVSVKGVNLGAADNCNAATQSVDVVPTLATPTITQLTVLSADQIQLDFNDVPNTLYKLDIATNAGNFQQLQTVYNATTTTVKNLLADDNYYRFRMGVFDPCANTTAYPTDVIASANFDVSPQNNVNKVTWSTSATGISGYSLSKSTAGPIAVAAGATSYDDTAITCGTEYCYQLTSNYANGSKSISLQKCATAISTNIPSVVEDVSAVVTDNSVALQWTQDPAFNAKTYTITKATNGNYIPLGTSTTPSFTDDAYATDATICYRIGYQDVCGNSSPASVDVCPIQLSGTVQSDNSINLSWTSYSGWKNGVANYRVEKFDDQGQLLQAFDTGTATTLLDDAEDFTHQVYVYRVTATAVDAGIPVSVSNVITLIKEPNLFYPSAFTPNGDGLNDEFKVVGQYTARFEFKIFNRWGEQLFSTDNAMQGWDGTYKGNIQPEGTYVFKAKITDLINRTSEQSGTIVLFRKR from the coding sequence ATGAATCGTAGATCGTTCATACTGCTTTTCTTTTTCCTTATGGGCGTCCTGGTCGCGCGTGCACAATATACCAGCGATGATGGCGACTTTAAAGTGGATCAAATCAAGGGATGCGCGCCGCTCACGGTGAACGTGGTGAGTACGGTTCCGCCTTGCAATGGCACGACGCCATGCGACATGGACTACGAGGGGAATAACAACTTTCAATCCCTGGCCTTCAGCCACGTATACACACAACCCGGCACGTATACATTAAAAATTCTGTTCCAAACCCTGGGTTTTGATCAGATCACCATCACCGTGGTGCCGAACACACAACCTGCATTTGACCTGTATACATGCGGTGGCAATGAAGTGCAGGTAAAGATCTCGGACACAAACTACAATCAATACGTCATCAGCTATAGCGACGGCACGGTGATGCCCCCGGTCCCGTCGGGCAGCCTGGCGAAAGACACGCATCCGTTCGGATCCTCCGGCAATAAAAGTGTGAGCGTGAAGGGTGTAAACCTGGGCGCTGCCGACAACTGCAATGCGGCCACACAATCCGTCGATGTGGTGCCGACACTGGCAACACCCACCATCACACAACTGACCGTTCTAAGCGCCGACCAGATCCAATTGGATTTCAACGACGTTCCCAACACGCTCTATAAACTTGACATCGCCACCAACGCCGGCAACTTCCAGCAACTGCAGACTGTCTACAACGCGACCACGACCACGGTGAAGAACCTCCTCGCGGACGACAACTATTATCGTTTTCGAATGGGTGTTTTCGATCCGTGCGCCAACACGACAGCCTACCCAACCGATGTGATCGCCAGCGCGAATTTTGACGTGTCGCCACAAAACAACGTGAACAAGGTCACATGGTCCACGTCGGCAACCGGCATTAGCGGTTACTCACTCTCCAAAAGCACCGCGGGCCCCATCGCGGTCGCCGCCGGCGCCACTTCCTATGACGATACGGCCATCACCTGTGGAACGGAATATTGCTACCAGCTCACCTCAAACTACGCGAACGGCAGTAAAAGCATCTCCCTTCAAAAATGCGCCACGGCCATTTCCACCAATATCCCATCCGTTGTGGAGGATGTTTCCGCCGTCGTGACCGACAATTCCGTCGCCCTCCAGTGGACGCAGGACCCGGCCTTCAACGCCAAAACCTACACCATCACAAAAGCGACGAACGGCAATTACATCCCCCTGGGAACGTCGACGACGCCATCCTTCACGGATGACGCCTACGCCACAGATGCCACGATCTGTTACCGGATCGGCTACCAGGATGTTTGTGGCAACAGCAGTCCCGCAAGCGTGGATGTTTGTCCCATCCAACTTTCCGGCACTGTGCAGTCCGACAACAGCATTAACCTTTCGTGGACGTCCTACAGCGGCTGGAAAAATGGCGTGGCAAACTATCGCGTAGAAAAATTCGACGACCAGGGACAACTGCTCCAGGCGTTCGACACCGGCACAGCCACCACCCTGTTGGACGACGCTGAGGATTTTACACACCAGGTATACGTCTACCGCGTCACGGCCACCGCGGTGGATGCGGGCATCCCCGTGTCGGTCTCCAACGTGATCACGCTCATCAAGGAGCCGAACCTGTTCTATCCCTCGGCCTTCACGCCTAACGGCGACGGATTGAACGATGAGTTCAAAGTCGTGGGACAATATACGGCCCGGTTCGAATTCAAGATCTTCAACCGCTGGGGCGAACAGCTTTTCTCTACCGACAACGCAATGCAGGGTTGGGATGGTACCTACAAAGGCAATATCCAGCCCGAAGGCACATACGTATTCAAGGCAAAGATCACCGACCTCATCAACCGCACCTCCGAGCAGTCGGGCACCATCGTGTTATTCAGAAAGCGGTAA
- the hutH gene encoding histidine ammonia-lyase — MVHYISSAKLTLQDLARLHEGKLTVQLSEEARQRIARCRDYLDKKLQGTTQSIYGINTGFGSLYNKNISADQLEHLQENLVKSHACGTGPEVPEEIVKLMLFLKIQSLAYGYSGVQTDTVDRLATMFNHDVLPVIYEMGSLGASGDLAPLAHLTLPLIGLGEVHFEGKRITGNALQKAMQWPPLRLQAKEGLALLNGTQFMSAYGVWCTLHAHRLLQLANIIGALSLDAFDGRIEPFLPQVHAIRPHAGQMKVAAQVNDILSNSELILQVKKHVQDPYSFRCIPQVHGASADTIDYVTNVFLIEVNSVTDNPNVFPEEDTIISAGNFHGQPLALALDFLSIALAELGSISERRTYQLIAGLRDLPNYLVATPGIHSGLMIPQYTAASLVSQNKQLCTPASVDSIVSSNGQEDHVSMGANAATKALRVVNNLYSILAIELLTAAQALTFRRPLKTSPYLEHFVDTFRKTVPFIEEDRVLHDDIKKAEEFLKHWSPSHES; from the coding sequence ATGGTGCATTACATCTCCAGCGCGAAGCTAACCCTGCAAGATCTCGCCCGCCTGCACGAAGGCAAGCTCACCGTGCAGCTCTCCGAAGAGGCACGTCAACGCATTGCCCGTTGCCGCGACTACCTCGATAAAAAACTGCAAGGCACCACCCAATCCATCTACGGCATCAACACCGGTTTTGGGTCTTTGTACAACAAGAATATCTCCGCCGATCAACTGGAACATCTGCAGGAAAACCTGGTGAAGTCACACGCTTGTGGCACGGGCCCCGAAGTGCCCGAAGAAATTGTGAAGCTCATGTTGTTTCTAAAGATCCAGTCGCTGGCCTATGGCTATTCGGGGGTGCAGACCGATACCGTGGACCGTCTGGCAACGATGTTCAATCACGATGTGCTTCCGGTCATTTACGAGATGGGCTCCCTGGGAGCCTCCGGCGACCTCGCACCGCTGGCGCATCTTACACTGCCCCTGATTGGGCTAGGCGAAGTGCATTTCGAAGGAAAGCGCATAACCGGCAATGCGTTGCAAAAAGCGATGCAATGGCCCCCGCTCCGTCTCCAGGCAAAAGAAGGATTGGCGTTGCTCAACGGCACGCAGTTCATGAGCGCCTACGGGGTTTGGTGCACGCTTCATGCCCATCGCCTGTTGCAACTGGCGAACATCATCGGGGCGCTTTCGCTGGATGCGTTTGATGGCCGCATCGAACCTTTTCTTCCCCAGGTGCATGCCATCCGTCCTCATGCGGGGCAAATGAAAGTGGCCGCACAAGTGAACGATATTTTATCAAACAGCGAGTTGATCCTGCAAGTCAAGAAACATGTACAGGACCCCTACTCCTTCCGTTGTATCCCGCAAGTGCATGGCGCGAGCGCGGACACGATCGATTATGTGACGAACGTCTTTTTGATCGAGGTCAACAGTGTGACCGACAACCCCAATGTGTTCCCGGAGGAAGACACCATCATTTCGGCGGGAAATTTCCACGGACAGCCCCTGGCACTGGCCCTCGACTTTCTATCGATTGCCCTGGCAGAGTTGGGCAGCATCTCGGAGCGGCGAACGTACCAACTTATTGCAGGATTGCGTGACTTGCCCAATTACCTTGTGGCCACTCCCGGTATCCATTCCGGACTGATGATCCCGCAATACACGGCCGCCTCCCTGGTAAGCCAGAACAAACAGCTCTGCACGCCAGCCTCCGTCGACTCCATTGTTTCGTCGAACGGACAGGAGGACCATGTGAGCATGGGGGCTAATGCGGCCACCAAGGCGCTCAGGGTGGTGAACAATCTGTATTCCATCCTGGCCATCGAATTGCTCACAGCGGCTCAGGCCCTCACCTTCCGCAGGCCTTTGAAAACTTCTCCGTATCTTGAACATTTTGTGGATACTTTCCGAAAGACGGTGCCGTTTATAGAGGAAGACCGCGTATTGCATGACGACATCAAAAAAGCAGAAGAATTTCTGAAACACTGGAGCCCCTCGCATGAATCGTAG